One genomic region from Gossypium hirsutum isolate 1008001.06 chromosome D13, Gossypium_hirsutum_v2.1, whole genome shotgun sequence encodes:
- the LOC121224961 gene encoding uncharacterized protein, with protein MVPYKALYGRKCRTLLFWIELVERRVLDPELVSETEDKVYPWKKILRFGHKDKLSPRFIGLYQILKHVGPVAYQLELPPELNCIHDVFHVSMLRRYRSDPSHVVSFEEIKVRTDLTFEKEPVQILDIDIKVLRTKSIPLVKVLWHNHGTEEATWEPDDSMRQQYPYLFGSGKF; from the exons ATGGtaccttacaaggctttgtatggtcgtaagtgtcgtactctacTATTTTGGATTGAGTTGGTTGAGCGTCGGGTTTTGgatcctgagttggtttctgaaactgaagataag GTAtatccgtggaagaaaattctaaggTTCGGTCATAAGgacaagttgagccctaggtttattgggctttaTCAGATTCTGAAGCATgtgggaccggtcgcttatcagttggagctaccacCAGAGTTGAACtgtatccatgatgtgtttcacgtctcgatgttgaggcggtaTCGGTCTGATCCATCTCACGTTGTCTCTTTTGAGGAGATCAAGGTTAGAACAGATTTGACTTTTGAGaaggagccagttcagattttgGATATTGATATTAAGGTTTTGAGGACGAAGTCTATCCCGTTGGTTAAGGTTCTGTGGCACAATCATGgtactgaggaagccacgtgggaacctgatgACTCGATGCGTCAACAGTATCCTTatctgttcggatcaggtaaattttga